TCCCGCGGGAAATACCGCGGCCACTGTCGCGGCGACGCTCGGCGCCGAGGTCACGCTCGTCGAGCGCGACATCATCGGCGGCGCCGCGCACCTCTGGGACTGCATCCCGTCGAAGGCGATGATCGCGACCGGCGGCGAGCTGTCGGAGCTCACGCGTTCGCGGGTCATGGGCCTGCGCGCCGACGGCAACCTCGATTTCGACGCGCTGCGCGAGCGCGTCGCGTCGATCGAAGGCCGGCTCCACGAGTCGGTGCGCAGCCTGCTCGAGTCGCAGGGCGTGCGCATGGTCGCGGGCACGGGTCGGCTCGTGTCGCCGTACACCGTCGCGATCGACACCGCCGACGGCACCGAGCAGATCGACGCCGACGCGATCTTGCTCGCGACCGGCTCGCGTCCGCGCATCCCCGACTGGGTGACCGTCGACGGTGAGCGCATCCTGACGACCCGACAGGCGTATCCGCCGCCGGAGATCCCCGAGCATCTCGTCGTCGTGGGTTCGGGCGTCACCGGCGTCGAGTTCACGCACATGTTCAGCGCGCTCGGCGCGCACGTGACGCTCGTCGTCTCGCGTCAACAGGTGCTACCGAACAAGGACGCGGAGGTCGCGGCCGTGCTCGAGCAGGAGTTCCTGTCGCGCGGCGTGAAGCTGTTGAAGGGCGCGCGCGCGATCGCGATCGAGCGCGACGGTTCGAAGGTGTTCGTGTCGTGCGACGACGGTCGCCGCGCCGACGGCTCGCACGGCCTGCTCTGCATCGGCTCGATCCCCAACAGCGACGGCCTCGGCTGCGACGCCGCGGGTGTGCACGTCGACGACGGCGGTTACGTGCCGGGCAACCGCCACTGCCAGACCAACGTGCCGCACATCTACAGCGCCGGCGACCTGTCGGGACGGCTGCCGCTGTCGTCGGTCGCGGCGATGCAGGGTCGCAAGATCGCGGAGCACGTGATGGGGCTCACCGCGGTCGCGCACCGCCACCTCGACTACGACAAGGCCGCGTCCGCGATCTTCACCGAGCCCGAGATCGCCGACGTCGGTCTCGTCGAGGCCGAGGCGTTCGCGGTCGGTCGCAAGCTGCGCGTCACGAAGGTGCCGTTCTCGGCGAACGCGCAGGCGCTCATCAAGGGCGACTCGCGGGGCTTCGTGAAGGTGCTCTCCGACCCCGCGACGGGTGTCGTGCTCGGCGGCTCGATCGTCGGTCGCAACGCGGCCGAGCTCATCAGCATCATCGCGGTCGCGGTCACGAACCGCCTCACCGTGACCGACATCGTCGACTCGCTGCTCGTCCACCCCGCGCTCGCGGAATCACTCGCCGAAGCCGCCTCGTAACGTGCGCGCGCTGGTTACCGGGGCCGCCGGCTTCGTCGGCAGCCATCTCGTCGATGCGCTCGTCGCGCGCGGCGATACCGTCGTCGCGGTCGACTCGCTGACGCCGTACTACGACATCTCGCAGAAGCGCGCGAACGCACAGTCGACAGGAATCGAGCTGGTCGAGGCGGATCTCCGCACCTCGCCGATCGAACCGTTGCTCGACGGTGTCGACGTCGTCTTCCATCAGTCCGCGCAGCCCGGCGTGCGGCTCTCGTGGTCGAAGGGCTTCCGCGAGTACGTCGAGCAGAACGTGCTCGTCACCCAGCGGCTGCTCGACGCGGTGCACGCCGTTGCCACGCCGCGGTTCGTGTATGCGTCGAGCTCGTCGGTGTACGGCACGCAGTTGCGCTACCCGACGACCGAGACGGATCTGCCCGCGCCGTTCAGCCCGTACGGCGTCACGAAGCTCGCGGCCGAGCACCTCTGCGGCGTGTTCGCCGCGAACTGGGGACTGTCGACGGTGTCGCTCCGCTACTTCACCGTGTTCGGACCGCGGCAGCGCCCCGACATGTCGATCCACCGACTCTGCGAGGCCGCGATCAACGGCGACGAGTTCCCGTTGTTCGGCGACGGCTCGCAGATCCGCGAGTTCACGTACGTCTCCGACATCGTCGCGGGCAACCTCGCCGCGGCCGACGCCGACGTCGCACCGGGCACGATCGTGAACCTCGCGGGCGGCGCGGAGATCACGATCTCCGACCTCATCTCATTGGTCGAATCGATCGCGGGCGCGCCGATCGCGGTCGACCGTTGCGCCGCCGAGCCCGGCGACTCCCGCCGCAACGGCGGCGCGATCGACCGGGCGCGCGAGCTGCTCGGATGGGAGCCGAAGGTGTCGCTGCGCGATGGCATCGCCGCCCAGTTGGAGTGGCACCGCGCGCGCAACTGACTGAGCGTTCGTGGGCTCTTCGCCGTTCAGCCGACTCGTTTCACGGTTGATCCGACGCCCGACCCGTGCTGCGACCCACTCTTGACGCGAAGGGCACGAGCACGTCGACGCCGAGATCGAGGATGTGCTCGTGGATTTCGCGGCGAGCCGCGACTACCCCGCGCTCGACGCGGCGATCCGTCACTACCACCTGCGCGCCGACGCGCTCGACGACCGCGACCCGGCCGATCGCAACGGCGCGCACATCTCACACCTCGGCTCGCGCTGGATCGTCGGAGCCGACCTCGACGAGCTCGCGGGCACGACCGTCGACGAAGCGATCCGTGCCGCCACGGACCGGCCGAGCGACGACGACCACCGCACCACGACGAAGCGCGGCGCCGACGCGATCGAGACGGTCTGCCGATTCTTCCTCGATCGTGCCGAGAACCCGATCGAAGGTGGAGAACGGCCGCACGTCGCGATCGTGCACGGCGCGTGTGGTCCGCTCGTCGCGAGGCCGCTCCCGCAGGCGACCATCGACCGCCTCTTGTGCGACGCGCAGGTCTCGCCGATCGTCCTCGATCCCGACGGCGTTCCGCTCGCCGTCGGACGCACTCGGTACACGCCGAACCGTGCGCAACGCCGGGCGGTGATGACTCGGGACGGCCGGTGCCGCTTCCCCGGCTGCAATCGAAGACCGAGCTGGTGCGAGGTCCACCATGTCCGGGCATGGGCGAAGAATGGTCCGACCGACCTTGCGAACCTCGCTTGCCTGTGCGCGTTCCATCACCACCTCGTGCACCAACCGGGTTGGCGCGCGACGTTCGACGGCATCACGTTCACCGTGACGCGCCCCGACGGCACCGTGGTCGCACGAACGGTGAACCAGGGCGCGTCGCAGCGCGCGTCACGCGGTGATGGTCACCAACGCGTTCGAGTGGGCGCCGCGCCGGAGGTCGCCGAAGTCGACGTGGGTGATCACGCGGAACGTTCGTGAACCGGACTCCAGGCCGTTCGCGTGGATCGGCACCTGCACCGAGCCCGACGTGTCGCCGCGTCGAATCGCGATGTACTGCGTGGTGGAGTCGTAATCGGCGGGCGACGACGCGGTGACGTCGCGGAACGAGACGCGGATCTGACCATCGAACCGGGCCGGTCGATCGAGGTCGACGGTCACCGTCGCGTCGGTGGAGCCGCTCGTCGGCTCGGAGACGGTGACATTCGGCATCGTCGTGATCGCCTGCAGATCGGGCGCGGGAGAGCTCGCGACCGCGTTGACGAAGATGTCGGCGGTTCCGTCGTGATCGTCGGGAACGATGTCGTCGGCCGTGCACGTGAAGACCGCGGTGTTCGCGTCGGCGACGAGCGCAGGGGCGGTGCACGTGCCGGTTGCGGTGGCGGACGCGCCCTCGAGCGGGACGCTGACGTAGCGGATCGTGCCGTCGGCCCGGTCGTACGAGTACACCTTCGGCACACCGACCGGAGGGCCGACGATCGCGGGCTTGCGGCCGATGCCGTTGCCGCCGACGTACACGATTCGCCCGTTTTCGCTGAGGCCGAGCCCGTCCGGGTACACGCCGGTGGCGGGCGGATCGATGGTCTCGCTGGTCCCCGCGAACGTATCGAGGAGGTGGATCGCGTTGCCGTCGTGCTCGGTCGTCGTGATCCAGCCCATCGTGGCGCCGTCGGGCGAGTAGCGAACCGACGTGATCGTGCCGGCGACGCCGGAGCCCGTGTAGGTCCCGCCGACGAGGTGGGTCACACCGGTGTGGCGGGTGCGGTCGTAGAGGTAGAGGGATCCGTCGCAGAAGACGAGGATCGCGACGTGCGATGCGTCGCCGCTCAGCGCGACGGCCGAGCGGTTCTGCACCGATCCCGAGTCGCGACAGTCGTCGTCGCCCGTGCGCAG
This Acidimicrobiia bacterium DNA region includes the following protein-coding sequences:
- a CDS encoding NAD-dependent epimerase/dehydratase family protein, whose amino-acid sequence is MRALVTGAAGFVGSHLVDALVARGDTVVAVDSLTPYYDISQKRANAQSTGIELVEADLRTSPIEPLLDGVDVVFHQSAQPGVRLSWSKGFREYVEQNVLVTQRLLDAVHAVATPRFVYASSSSVYGTQLRYPTTETDLPAPFSPYGVTKLAAEHLCGVFAANWGLSTVSLRYFTVFGPRQRPDMSIHRLCEAAINGDEFPLFGDGSQIREFTYVSDIVAGNLAAADADVAPGTIVNLAGGAEITISDLISLVESIAGAPIAVDRCAAEPGDSRRNGGAIDRARELLGWEPKVSLRDGIAAQLEWHRARN
- a CDS encoding FAD-dependent oxidoreductase — encoded protein: MPVRFVILGGGPAGNTAATVAATLGAEVTLVERDIIGGAAHLWDCIPSKAMIATGGELSELTRSRVMGLRADGNLDFDALRERVASIEGRLHESVRSLLESQGVRMVAGTGRLVSPYTVAIDTADGTEQIDADAILLATGSRPRIPDWVTVDGERILTTRQAYPPPEIPEHLVVVGSGVTGVEFTHMFSALGAHVTLVVSRQQVLPNKDAEVAAVLEQEFLSRGVKLLKGARAIAIERDGSKVFVSCDDGRRADGSHGLLCIGSIPNSDGLGCDAAGVHVDDGGYVPGNRHCQTNVPHIYSAGDLSGRLPLSSVAAMQGRKIAEHVMGLTAVAHRHLDYDKAASAIFTEPEIADVGLVEAEAFAVGRKLRVTKVPFSANAQALIKGDSRGFVKVLSDPATGVVLGGSIVGRNAAELISIIAVAVTNRLTVTDIVDSLLVHPALAESLAEAAS
- a CDS encoding DUF222 domain-containing protein: MDFAASRDYPALDAAIRHYHLRADALDDRDPADRNGAHISHLGSRWIVGADLDELAGTTVDEAIRAATDRPSDDDHRTTTKRGADAIETVCRFFLDRAENPIEGGERPHVAIVHGACGPLVARPLPQATIDRLLCDAQVSPIVLDPDGVPLAVGRTRYTPNRAQRRAVMTRDGRCRFPGCNRRPSWCEVHHVRAWAKNGPTDLANLACLCAFHHHLVHQPGWRATFDGITFTVTRPDGTVVARTVNQGASQRASRGDGHQRVRVGAAPEVAEVDVGDHAERS